A single window of Cryptococcus neoformans var. neoformans JEC21 chromosome 3 sequence DNA harbors:
- a CDS encoding expressed protein yields the protein MSIHSISDTYYTGPINSTLRGFSNVVRLFGTGKAAHSDGKDVDEENSDDADIDEEGLLWDAQTALIANEPEIATRLYVQAALPPYCSPSACLALGNLLIRSSVYMESPSAPISSSNELTSGRSGTSLWSKLFGTISTPQSPSSAHSSSPTRKRIDLVACGWQMPKVGKRAVRDVEGMGVAGAWFVLGLGWVVRVEMEREKRLRGKVVIKPSKETFEDSEEEAIFTKKKGKGNGRLHSSTIYIAPPQRADDPFPIVAGNPKTALSESTKTEESSLIGTPAMGDVESLEDEDESEMESLSIMYDLLSPLLHLYRYGHIQSQDPVALPPVSLQQLPPALRPKNEADKGRNVWWLGRVVAQQLIKLDILKAAKGKGQKEQLRKAVGVSVNYIIATTSPDLQAEMYFRSIASTPSIGLEYADDLVTNAKKRLQIITSTPRDEKMLRFFPFPSMLDKASPPNPQKTSISSPRSILTPPKVMVQSAKSTVSLAALAGEEEVASLVAPGPKKLGALDTLKRVHEKAVMQDEEVGREEVHDEPGVSYSEVRPTIRRVSTSPHLQTHLHPPPSSSRTRRRLPFELPSSEPIAPVDPVLAAAEMSSALTKHVVCNVCGMKGVNFPECRKCGLRFCSRECRVGEDRAGNGKRHICGLSESRRNHGGLSHGIEYGVVGDVH from the exons ATGTCCATACATTCCATATCAGACACATATTATACCGGCCCGATCAATTCGACACTCCGCGGATTCTCCAATGTCGTTCGGCTTTTCGGGACCGGTAAAGCTGCGCACTCGGACGGGAAAGATGTCGACGAAGAGAATAGTGATGACGCGGAcattgatgaagaagggttaTTGTGGGATGCTCAG ACTGCACTCATCGCAAATGAACCAGAGATAGCGACAAGACTCTACGTTCAAGCAGCTTTACCACCTTATTGTTCACCTTCAGCATGTCTTGCGCTCGGCAACCTACTTATCAGAAGTTCAGTGTATATGGAATCACCATCAGCTCCAATATCTTCATCCAACGAGTTGACATCAGGAAGATCTGGAACTTCTTTGTGGAGCAAGCTCTTCGGCACAATTTCTactcctcaatctccttcatcagcacattcatcttcacccacAAGGAAGCGTATTGACCTTGTCGCATGCGGCTGGCAGATGCCAAAAGTTGGGAAAAGAGCAGTCCGTGATGTTGAAGGGATGGGCGTCGCTGGAGCCTGGTTTGTTCTAGGATTGGGATGGGTTGTTCGAGTGGAGATGGAGCGTGAAAAGCGATTGCGAGGAAAAGTGGTTATAAAGCCTTCGAAGGAGACATTTGAAGatagtgaagaagaagccatcttcacaaagaaaaagggaaaagggaatgGGAGGCTCCACTCGTCAACTATTTACATCGCGCCTCCTCAACGTGCCGATGACCCCTTTCCAATTGTAGCTGGGAACCCAAAAACAGCGCTTAGCGAATCGACCAAAACTGAAGAATCTTCGCTGATTGGGACTCCGGCTATGGGCGACGTAGAGTCGCtcgaggacgaagatgaaagtGAAATGGAGAGCCTCAGTATCATG TATGATCTACTTAGTCCACTTCTCCATCTGTACCGATACGGCCATATTCAATCCCAAGATCCCGTTGCGCTTCCTCCCGTATCCTTGCAGCAGCTTCCTCCAGCATTGCGGCCGAAGAATGAGGCGGATAAAGGAAGGAATGTCTGGTGGTTAGGCAGGGTGGTAGCGCAGCAGTTAATCAAATTGGACATATTGAAAGCTGCGAAAGGTAAGGGACAAAAAGAACAATTGAGGAAAGCTGTTGGTGTGTCAGTAAACTATATC ATTGCGACAACATCCCCTGACCTCCAAGCTGAGATGTATTTCCGCTCTATTGCGTCTACCCCCTCAATAGGACTTGAATATGCCGACGACCTGGTCACCAATGCGAAGAAGCGTTTGCAGATCATCACCAGTACACCTCGAGATGAGAAAATGCTGCGAtttttcccattcccttCCATGCTTGACAAAGCTTCGCCGCCCAACCCACAGAAAACGTCCATATCGTCTCCAAGGTCGATTTTGACTCCTCCGAAAGTGATGGTACAATCTGCAAAGTCGACTGTCAGTCTTGCAGCCTTggcaggggaagaagaggtagCGAGTCTGGTGGCGCCTGGTCCCAAGAAGTTGGGGGCATTGGATACATTAAAAAGGGTTCATGAGAAGGCGGTGAtgcaagatgaagaggttggCCGAGAAGAGGTTCATGATGAACCAGGAGTCAGCTATTCAGAAGTGCGACCAACCATTCGTCGAGTTTCAACttcccctcatctccaaacccaccttcatcctcctccctcttcatcgcgCACTCGTCGCCGACTCCCGTTTGAACTCCCTTCCTCAGAACCCATTGCCCCTGTCGATCCCGTCCTTGCCGCCGCAGAGATGTCTAGCGCCTTGACAAAACACGTAGTATGCAATGTTTGTGGGATGAAGGGTGTTAATTTTCCGGAATGTAGAAAATGTGGACTGAGGTTTTGTTCCAGGGAGTGTAGAGTTGGCGAAGATAGGGCGGGTaatgggaagag ACATATCTGTGGGTTATCGGAATCTAGGAGAAACCATGGGGGGTTGAGCCATGGGATAGAATATGGTGTAGTGGGTGATGTTCATTAA
- a CDS encoding expressed protein: MSIHDSTFSALKDMGIDPMLAREAASRFHSVEPAVNWCFGDGANWQPTTVAESMYGGFNPRHREGTSVEHREVIEVFDSPSGSPKPRHSHIPLGSNNPFLPTQPRSPHPASHPLPQPPLPPRSPSVRLGTQGLPVEVDDGNDSEGEELRKAIALSQNVEHSVSEAAPLQDAMDVDGKRDSRERSERASGAPPPSPKSDMPGTIGVTFGPSTKDDVDGKLALVPTSQNNNTTSNEDADLDKAIQESLMTASFHSASAEANKERPQPTKRGDGVPLVFYSPSGRYTYVAQILQAFAAVPRIQTAFQENVDSASSGDDILTERTQALSDSFGRMIDEPFSFYEIDDTAKIITEGSERNQLPPLLPTMDFQLIFIDLFERAAIPRLQGMAKDEDELNRLREECRRVFETKVTGHTPDSITSASYVTFVRQPTGNDVYTQLADVFWGPEAQTTSIKKLGDVLTVYLDWKPSSAREVWKLDEEITLDRFLQSNAAWAANRRGLQAVSAGNARRIKEKIESLTLHDGNNYLDSFAALIENLRTKPKNVDITRAVSREGMKGKIETILTALKTKVADLEEELKEQEKAASAEAFETDDPQYNQHVFNLRAILFHDGAMVGQKHLYMYVRGKDDRWWKIQEHEATEVEWEAIIGDRTGIWMEGGPYMLLYARQGDRPSSPESSPTRPSDVDVPPHSNSIILESNNTLTPTLPPDYSESTSTSASNGSKSQSSDTNEKNGEGLLLMDMETPEAETEWVEDAGSEANKDLMDIVMGEGGSPKKEEEIKATVHEKADEENKEVEARSTNKDEDTVML, translated from the exons ATGTCCATCCATGACTCCACTTTCTCGGCCCTCAAGGACATGGGCATCGACCCAATGTTGGCTCGAGAAGCAGCTTCTCGTTTTCATTCTGTTGAGCCGGCCGTGAATTGGTGTTTTGGTGATGGCGCCAAT TGGCAACCAACTACGGTAGCGGAATCTATGTACGGTGGATTCAACCCCAGACACCGTGAAGGAACATCAG TGGAACATCGCGAGGTCATTGAAGTCTTTGACTCCCCATCTGGCTCTCCCAAACCACGACACTCACATATTCCTCTCGGTTCCAATaaccctttccttcccacTCAACCTAGATCGCCACATCCGGCTTCCCACCCTTTACCCCAACCGCCTTTGCCTCCTCGTTCACCGTCCGTGCGTCTCGGTACGCAGGGCCTACCAGTTGAGGTAGACGATGGTAATGATTCCGAAGGTGAGGAACTAAGAAAAGCTATTGCTCTTTCGCAAAATGTGGAACATTCTGTGTCAGAAGCAGCACCATTGCAAGATGCgatggatgttgatgggAAGCGAGAttcaagagaaagaagcgaaAGGGCTAGCGGAGCGCCGCCACCTAGTCCGAAATCTGATATGCCTGGGACCATTGGAGTGACTTTCGGTCCGAGCACGAAAGACGATGTTGATGGGAAGTTAGCATTGGTACCGACATCGCAG AATAATAATACGACTTCAAATGAAGACGCAGACCTGGATAAAGCCATACAAGAGTCGCTTATGACGGCCAGTTTCCATTCCGCATCTGCTGAAGCGAATAAGGAAAGACCGCAGCCAACAAAAAGGGGCGATGGAGT CCCACTTGTTTTCTATTCCCCGTCCGGACGTTACACATACGTTGCCCAGATTTTGCAAGCTTTCGCCGCTGTCCCGCGTATCCAGACTGCCTTTCAGGAAAATGTTGATTCTGCGTCTAGTGGAGATGACATTCTAACTGAGC GAACTCAAGCATTAAGTGACTCATTCGGACGTATGATTGATGAACCGTTCAGCTTTTACGAGATTGACGATACGGCCAAAATTATCACTGAAGGCTCTGAGAGGAATCAGCTTCCGCCCCTGTTACCTACAATGG ATTTTCAACTGATATTCATTGATCTCTTTGAGCGTGCGGCGATACCGAGGTTGCAAGGGATGGCCAAGGACGAAGACGAGCTCAATCGTCTTCGAGAAGAGTGTCGTCG CGTATTTGAAACTAAAGTCACCGGCCATACTCCAGATTCCATTACGTCGGCCTCCTACGTCACATTCGTCCGCCAGCCTACAGGCAATGACGTGTACACCCAACTCGCGGATGTGTTCTGGGGTCCCGAAGCCCAAACAACGTCGATCAAAAAGTTGGGAGATGTTTTGACGGTGTATCTGGATTGGAAGCCCAGTTCAGCGAGAGAGGTTTGGAagttggatgaagagattaCGCTTG ATCGGTTTTTACAGAGCAATGCGGCGTGGGCTGCTAATAGGAGAGGGTTACAAGCCGTTTCCGCAGGTAACGCGAGAAGgatcaaggaaaagattgaGTCTCTGACTCTGCACGAT GGCAATAATTACCTCGATAGTTTTGCAGC ACTTATAGAAAACCTGCGGACAAAACCGAAGAACGTCGATATAACGCGAGCAGTATCTCGCGAGGGAATGAAGGGCAAG ATTGAGACGATACTCACGGCTCTCAAAACAAAAGTCGCagatttggaggaagagctaAAAGAACAGGAAAAAGCAGCTTCTGCAGAGGCGTTTGAGACAGACGATCCTCAGTATAACCAGCATGTC TTCAATTTGCGAGCAATATTGTTCCATGATGGTGCTATGGTTGGTCAAAAACATCTGTATATGTATGTTAGAGGCAAAGATGATAGATGGTGGAAGATACAAGAGCATGAGGCTACAGAA GTCGAGTGGGAAGCGATCATTGGAGATAGGACTGGTATTTGGATGGAAGGGGGACCGTATATG TTGTTATATGCTCGTCAAGGCGATCGACCTTCATCACCTGAATCATCTCCAACCCGACCAAGTGACGTCGACGTCCCTCCTCACTCCAACTCTATCATCCTCGAAAGCAACAACACCTTAACTCCtacccttcctcctgacTATTCAGAATCCACATCTACTTCGGCATCCAATGGATCGAAATCCCAGTCGTCAGACACTAATGAAAAGAATGGTGAAGGGCTACTGTTGATGGATATGGAAACCCCTGAGGCAGAGACAGAATGGGTGGAGGATGCAGGGAGCGAGGCCAATAAGGATTTGATGGACATCGTAATGGGTGAAGGTGGGTCaccaaaaaaggaagaagagataaagGCCACTGTGCACGAGAAGGCAGATGAGGAAAATAAGGAAGTAGAGGCGAGGAGCACAAATAAGGACGAAGATACTGTCATGTTGTAA
- a CDS encoding chitin synthase, putative, protein MPFKKPPLQPLSLSEMASLSSKLFSSNLFPRSLTREPRPPQLAGSKLPPPAAEIDERPTARVRRFKLWNEQVGDLRVTLLDPKRRGCLAKYRMFVVPSPPRPEFGRLSPSHRPFHIDPQPFRHSILPPPSLMLSSEVMINSKNDKISKKERERTHERLLEHKWVLDQEHERRFRRGMAAIMEDVLEFQRSNTMPAESGIGYKWKEGVDLNCVMAFREFFCAVRKDSTAIYSYLDPIDIAPVANRDEVHKMVKKVERRRKKRERKKADKKMKRETESRLNEESERLKAEWEAEATRNPMDELRETTNESQITPNSEASITPFPPPAETCTQEQDDEIARLITHLLYLREEKIVLGDIEDRDTRRVRKAVAAHPPEAVEMASELNWEGRGEVAAMPVGDEARSTSLSLSQDSLLDAAVTYRPIFRPSSHRSYSRSSSPSFHVRSGSLNIDDDTDFPPTLTPSVIPSSFFFPCPDSEHSPDTE, encoded by the exons ATGCCTTTCAAGAAACCCCCGTTACAgcctctctccctctccgaAATGGCCTCGCTCTCCTCCAAACTATTCTCTtccaatctcttccctcgTAGTCTCACTCGAGAACCCCGACCTCCCCAACTGGCAGGTAGCAAgcttccccctcccgcTGCAGAGATTGATGAGCGGCCCACGGCACGCGTGAGGCGATTCAAGCTCTGGAATGAGCAGGTAGGCGATCTTAGAGTAACTTTGCTTGATCCCAAAAGACGAG GCTGTCTAGCAAAGTATCGCATGTTTGTCGTCCCTTCGCCTCCTCGACCAGAATTCGGTCGCCTGTCCCCTTCTCATCGTCCATTCCATATTGATCCGCAACCTTTCCGTCATTCCATTCTACCTCCGCCGTCCCTCATGCTATCGTCTGAGGTAATGATAAACTCCAAAAACGACAAGATTTCCAAGAAAGAACGTGAGCGCACTCACGAGCGACTACTGGAACATAAATGGGTCCTGGACCAAGAACATGAACGGAGATTCCGGAGAGGGATGGCCGCAATCATGGAAGATGTGCTAGAATTTCAAAGGTCAAATAC gatgcCAGCCGAGAGTGGGATAGGGTATaagtggaaagaaggagtCGATCTTAATTGCGTCATGGCATT TCGAGAATTCTTTTGCGCAGTCCGTAAAGACTCGACCGCCATATATTCCTACCTCGACCCCATTGACATTGCACCCGTAGCGAATAGGGATGAAGTACAtaagatggtgaagaaggtggaacggaggaggaaaaagagggagagaaaaaaggcggataagaagatgaagagggagacTGAGTCCCGATTGAATGAGGAAAGCGAGAGATTAAAAGCTGAGTGGGAGGCTGAGGCCACTCGTAATCCTATGGACGAATTGAGGGAAACAACAAACGAAAGTCAAATTACTCCCAACTCTGAGGCCTCCATTACcccatttcctcctcccgccGAAACCTGTACTCAAGAGCAGGATGACGAGATCGCAAGACTTATCACCCACTTACTCTATTTACgcgaagagaagattgtcTTAGGAGACATTGAAGATCGGGATACAAGACGGGTAAGAAAGGCCGTCGCAGCACACCCGCCGGAAGCGGTGGAGATGGCTAGTGAGCTAAATTGGGAAGGCAGAGGGGAAGTTGCTGCAATGCCTGTTGGGGATGAAGCTCGGAGCACGTCTCTATCGTTATCACAAGACTCACTGTTGGACGCTGCAGTAACATATCGTCCCATTTTCCgcccctcttcccatcgGTCTTactctcgctcttcctccccgtCCTTTCATGTACGGTCCGGTTCTTTAAACATCGACGACGATACTGATTTTCCTCCGACACTGACTCCTTCCGTCATCCCCTCTtcgttcttttttccttgcccTGACAGTGAACATTCCCCAGATACCGAGTAA